In the Paramisgurnus dabryanus chromosome 5, PD_genome_1.1, whole genome shotgun sequence genome, one interval contains:
- the LOC135732296 gene encoding lysophosphatidic acid receptor 6 encodes MNTSHLPSSVTLNSSNTSHEHKCSPEPEHISLAVILCLVYLLGLLLNGFSLWVFTCRIRKWNSGAVLQFNLALSDAIITPLTPLMAVYFAMDSDWIFGKFLCQLKIAALFVHFNGSILFLTLISIHRYVTVVHFNRSSLMKKKMFVKKLCGGIWCFLIINGGIYGWLLPVTNEDNHMQCLSIHQTKLTDSYFIINFVIFIFGCILPLSVTVFCYSRLASSVSRINIQSTQGQSVKAKSMKMIGTCLVIFGLCFLPLNVVRTIAVVVKKYYPGKCRHLLRLQTAYYVCYILAGINCCLDPLIYFFGSRDFIKAFRRSLRTIGIRQKVNNKSESETLSQSLNRNAIHTGVVSRTGISLSQD; translated from the coding sequence ATGAACACCTCACATTTACCCAGTTCAGTGACCTTGAACAGCAGCAACACAAGTCATGAACACAAATGTTCTCCTGAGCCTGAGCACATTTCTCTTGCTGTAATCCTCTGTCTGGTTTATCTGTTGGGACTTCTGCTCAATGGCTTCAGCCTGTGGGTTTTCACCTGTCGCATTCGCAAGTGGAACTCTGGAGCTGTTTTGCAGTTCAATTTGGCTCTATCTGATGCCATCATCACTCCCCTCACCCCTCTAATGGCAGTATACTTTGCCATGGATAGCGACTGGATTTTTGGAAAATTTTTATGCCAGCTGAAGATCGCCGCCCTGTTTGTACACTTCAATGGCAGCATCCTCTTTCTCACCCTTATTAGCATTCATCGCTACGTGACTGTGGTGCACTTTAATCGCTCATCACTTATGAAAAAAAAGATGTTTGTGAAGAAACTTTGTGGTGGGATTTGGTGTTTTCTGATCATAAATGGCGGCATTTACGGATGGCTACTTCCGGTGACCAATGAGGACAACCATATGCAGTGTCTGAGCATTCATCAGACAAAGTTAACAGACTCAtactttattattaattttgtgatttttatcTTCGGGTGTATTTTACCCTTATCTGTGACTGTGTTTTGCTACAGTCGTCTGGCCAGCTCAGTGTCCCGTATTAACATTCAGTCTACTCAGGGCCAGTCCGTCAAAGCCAAATCAATGAAGATGATAGGCACCTGTTTGGTCATATTTGGACTTTGCTTTCTTCCTCTAAATGTGGTTCGGACCATAGCAGTAGTTGTGAAAAAGTATTACCCTGGGAAATGCAGACATCTGTTGCGATTGCAAACAGCATATTACGTGTGTTATATATTAGCAGGAATCAACTGTTGCTTAGACCCTCTGATCTACTTTTTTGGCTCACGTGATTTCATTAAAGCATTTAGGAGATCTCTTAGGACAATAGGGATCAGACAGAAAGTTAATAACAAAAGTGAATCAGAGACATTAAGCCAAAGTTTAAACAGAAACGCCATTCAtacaggggtggtttcccggacagggattagcttaagccaggactag